CTCTTGCGCTGCACGAGGAGTTAATGCGTAGAGAAGTCCGGAACGCGTGCAAGTCAACTTGTACCCATCGATGCTCGTTCGAACGAACGTCAACTCTTTCAGCAGATCCGGAACCGACTTTGCTGTATATTTACGATCTGTAAACAGCAGCACTCCTTGCTTGAACGGCGCGAGATCAAACGCATTGCGACACTCCAACGCAGGCCCGGAGGGATCCTTTCCTGTTCCCGATCCATCGTTTGATTCAGCCCAAAGAGATTGCTGGGCTCCCATCGCAACACCCAGTCCGACGGCAACAGCGAGAACCATCGGGACATTAGAAAACATGTGTGGCGAGCGGTTGAATTTCATCGAAGGTCTTCAATAGGTAGGGTTCTAAACAAGGTGAGTTCAGCAACGATGGCGTGCCGTGGGGCTTCAGTCGACACAAATGGATAGGATGTGGGCTTTCTAATGCGGCGATATCCGCCCACAGTTTTGCGAGCGGATTTGGTCCGACTTAGATCAAGACAACCGAAGTTGGGATGCTTGTTGCGAACTTTATCTAAAAGTTGCCAATCGGTTCGTTACCTCGCGCGGTACTCAACGAACGCCAAGTCGCCGTGTCAATGGTTTCACTGTAGAAGCGTACCGAACCATCACAAGACGTCGCCATGACGCCACCAGGATGGCGGCTGCGCGGTGCGAGGATCACTTTTTGGACAGCGCTCCAATCACCCGCGAGACTAATACAGCTAGCAACATTGTTCCAAGAAGCATCCAGTGGGCAGCCGCGAGTGGATTGATCGGGAGCACTTGAGTTGGGCGTCAGGAACCCGGTAAACGTCTGGCCACCCTTGGCAGAAGTGATTTCACTAACGATCAGATTATTAATCGTCTGATCCGACGTCATGACTTCGGATGTCATCAAGGTATTCGATAGACCATCGGTGATGTCGCGAAAGCCTTGCCCTTTTCCTTGGCGGAACGGCGCTCCCTGGAACGTCAGGCCATCTTGCGTGGTTTGACCGTAGTTTGTATTTCCAAAGTTCACCACGTAGCTTCCTGTCCAAGTGGAATAGTTCGGCTCTGCGGAAGTCCCCACACAGGTTTTCACCATCTTGTCCGATGGGCAGCCAAACATGCTGACCTGCACTTGACGCGCTGCCGAATTGTGCGCAGTTCCTGCCCAAGGCCGGTCGTGATCGATTAGATCGTTGAGCCCCGTTTGTTCGACGAAAGGCAGGATCATGATGTACCACGATCCGTGATCGATCCAAGATACATTCGACACCGGGTCGGCTGGGGAGGTCCCACCACCTGCGTTTCCGATCATCCGCGACCCAGGAACAAGAGTTTTGTGGGTGTCGTGATAGTTGTGCATCGCCAACGCCAACTGTTTTTGCCGATTGGTGCATTGCATGCGGCGCGCTGCCTCACGTGCGGCCTGAACGGCTGGCAAAAGCAGGCCGACCAGAATTCCGATAATTGCGATGACAACTAATAGCTCGACAAGGGTGAAGCCGTGCCTCGTTTGTGTTTTCATAATCACAGGTTCCTGCTGATAATGTGACAGGTTGAACAATAGTTAAGATCGCCCGATGCTCGACTGGCGAGCGCTCGGCGCGTTGTCTCCAGCGTCGATTACGGCAACCGCTCGCTGAACGTGATAAATAAAGATGGGCCCAGATCGGCCCAGCCTCCTAATTGCTCGACAGTCAGGCGTTCATGCAGTCGTTCATGCAGTCGTTGAACGGTGTTTCGCCTTCCATTCATCCGGCGATCCTGCCCTACACAAAGGATTGTGAACAGACGTCAACATCCGATCAATTGCTGAAAACCACCAAACTGTTGCGTGATTTTGTCACGCTAAGCTATGATCGAAGGAGAATCACCCGACATTCCCCACAAAAACCCTGCTTCCTGGGCAACCTCTCCCCCTGCCTCGCTCATGAACCAACGCCCAGAAATTGCAGTCCTTGTCGAAACTTCACGTGGGCATGGTCGTCAGATTATCGAAGGGGTGGCTCGTTATGCTGCAGAGCATGGGCCATGGGGGTTGCGATTAGAACCTCGCAACCTCAAAGACCCTCCACCACGCTGGCTGAAGCCTGGGGAAGTGAGCGGGATCATCGTTCGATGCGACTCGCTTGCGATGGCTGAATTTGTTCAGTCGACGGGACTACCGGTGATCGATGTGCGAGGAGCGGTTCCCGAAGCGGGAATCCCATTGGTTGGCGTCGACAACGACGCGATTGTCGATGCGGCGTTGGAACACTTCACACAGCGTGGCTTTCAGCGAATCGGATTTTGCAATTTCTTTGGCTACAAGAACCGTTGGATCGCCCAGCGACGGGATCGGTTGGTCGAGCGTGCGCGGGCGGCAGGCATCGACTGCCGTGTCTATTCCGGCAGACGATCGAGCCAGAAACCAACCTCCCGGTCACACCGTGAGATTGCTGCCCTGAGGGACTGGTTGGCCAAACTGCCGCGACCGATCGCAATCCTTTGTTGCGACGACGAACAAGCTCATGTCCTCTTGGATGCTGCCCATCGATTGAAACTCGAAGTCCCCAACGATGTCGCCGTGCTGGGAATCGATAACGACGAAGTCTTTTGTCGCGTCTCCAATCCGCCGCTCAGCAGTGTCGATGTCAATGCCTTCGCGGTCGGCTACAAAGCGGCCGAAATGCTCGACCGACGGATCAATGGAAAACGTGTTCCCGCCAAAACGCTCCTCCCGCCGCGCGGCGTCATCACGCGGCAGTCTTCGGATATCGTCGCGGTGGAGGATCCCGAAGTTGCGGCGGCGCTGAGCTTCATCCGAGAAAACGCCTGTCAACCGATCAAGGCGTCGCAAGTCGCAGACCACCTATCGGTATCGCGTAGCACCTTGGACCGCTACCTGCAGGCGGCCATCGGGTTGTCGGGAACTGAGGCGATCATGCAAGTGCGGCTTGGGCAAGTCAAAGCCGATCTGGCGAACACCGATCTGCCCCTCACCTCGATCGCGGCGAGAGCGGGGTTTGCTTCCGCCCAGAATCTCGCCAACCTGTTCCGAGAGCGGACGGGGAGCACGCCAGGAAGTTACCGGAAAGAGATGCGAAGTTAGAGTGCCAACCATCGCGTGCGTTGGAGTCTGAGGCTTTCGCCGACGATGCGCATGTTCGACTGAATCGGCGACTCCAACCGCTGCGTTTAGGCTGCCGACTTTTGGTCGCGTTGCTCGCTGGTGCCTAACCAATTAACGATCTCGCCGAGGTCTTTCGACCACGCGCTGCTGACACGGCGAGCGCAGAAGACGTGGAACATCAGGTCGATCGTTTCGCTGAGCGTACGGATCGCGTCGATCCGGTCCTCGACGCCAAACTCCATATCTTCGTCGACGTGGATCTTGGCTCCGCTGATCGCAAACGTCTCGGCTTGCAGGACCAGGTCAAATTGCTGGCCATCGCGGACGACGGTCATCCCGGTCTTACGAGGCAGTTTGCCACAACGGACCGCTTGCATCGCTTCAGGCAATCGCGTCGGCGCTTCCGCCGAAATCACCTCTTTCCCCGATTCGCCCGCAGGGCATTCCAGGGTCAATGTCTTGTTCAACATCACCGTCACTTCGGACTCATCGGGCAGTTCGAAGGTGTCGGTTTCGTTCTCCAAAGTCCACCACAACCACAACATAAACTCGTTCCCCAAAAAGTCGGGGGCTTGCGAATGTTCGCTGGTCCAGGCGATATCGCCATGGTGATGGTTGGGGACAAAACAAGCGGGAACCAAGTCTTCGACATCGGCCAGTTGCTTGTTATCGCGTCCCCATTGCAACGCGATCGTTCCGGCGCTGACATGCCGCAGTTCGATTTCAAAAGTGCGTTCCAACAGATCGGCGCAGTGACCGCTGGCGGTGCCGGTGGAGCCGCCGAAATAGAGCATGCTGTGGCGTTGGTCCCAGAGGATCGAGAACTGCTGCATCTTGCGATACTTGCCCGTCGCCGCTTCGACTTCGCAACGTTGCTCGACAGCCTCTTTGGCTTCCTTCCGCTGCGCCTTGGTCGGCACACCGCTGGAATTGTCTTTCGACAACGCGGTCAATTCCATCTGCAACCAAGCGTTGCGAATCGCGGCGGGGATCTGATTCGTATCGATCCGCACGCCACAGTGCAACGCGTCGTTAATGACGTTCTTGCTGATGTCGAAGTCGGGATCAAACAGATGCGATCCGCCGAGGAAACCGACGTGGATGTTTTCGGTCGACGACGTTTGCGTCTGGCCAGCGCGATGGCTGTCTAAGATCTCGATGTGCTCATCAATGAATTGCGGCGCATCAAAACCCGAAACGTCGAATCTCTCAAATGCAAGGCTACCGCCCAAAAATGGCATAACAACTCTCAATCGACTGAAAGGAAACATGGACCGTTCGCGTCGAAGTCTTATCGGTCTCCAATCCGCCGCACATTTGCCGCTCCGCCGCGGGGCGATACGACAGGTGCATGCGTCACGATCGCA
Above is a genomic segment from Rosistilla ulvae containing:
- a CDS encoding DUF1559 domain-containing protein, producing the protein MKTQTRHGFTLVELLVVIAIIGILVGLLLPAVQAAREAARRMQCTNRQKQLALAMHNYHDTHKTLVPGSRMIGNAGGGTSPADPVSNVSWIDHGSWYIMILPFVEQTGLNDLIDHDRPWAGTAHNSAARQVQVSMFGCPSDKMVKTCVGTSAEPNYSTWTGSYVVNFGNTNYGQTTQDGLTFQGAPFRQGKGQGFRDITDGLSNTLMTSEVMTSDQTINNLIVSEITSAKGGQTFTGFLTPNSSAPDQSTRGCPLDASWNNVASCISLAGDWSAVQKVILAPRSRHPGGVMATSCDGSVRFYSETIDTATWRSLSTARGNEPIGNF
- a CDS encoding XylR family transcriptional regulator, with amino-acid sequence MNQRPEIAVLVETSRGHGRQIIEGVARYAAEHGPWGLRLEPRNLKDPPPRWLKPGEVSGIIVRCDSLAMAEFVQSTGLPVIDVRGAVPEAGIPLVGVDNDAIVDAALEHFTQRGFQRIGFCNFFGYKNRWIAQRRDRLVERARAAGIDCRVYSGRRSSQKPTSRSHREIAALRDWLAKLPRPIAILCCDDEQAHVLLDAAHRLKLEVPNDVAVLGIDNDEVFCRVSNPPLSSVDVNAFAVGYKAAEMLDRRINGKRVPAKTLLPPRGVITRQSSDIVAVEDPEVAAALSFIRENACQPIKASQVADHLSVSRSTLDRYLQAAIGLSGTEAIMQVRLGQVKADLANTDLPLTSIAARAGFASAQNLANLFRERTGSTPGSYRKEMRS